A genomic window from Thermococcus nautili includes:
- a CDS encoding McrB family protein, which yields MINEKTLRGLIRLYCLHLDIEKKNLDWLNSSPREFKELIEQAGRNKDHNLLKKAFSLLYSGRNLQRFHLRDKERLDVIMEKFVSVLISTSPEDIRKNIDKILEAWQEEIDGLGKGSLTEALAFYYPEYFAPWNNTTKWYFELFGWGRPKKYSEVLKRLELLRDIMFQICGKKVTLLEADHFGWWLRDRRIFIQTFKSQPSKNYRQTVNQEVDIKVIKECFSDREQELYNAGFTRAWGRKANEKVPSIGDIVLFGIRKEKKLLSLHASSWAVICDKFDSEYWGKTGRYRKVFLLKPIPAEGITGLDALIKENSEWYSVSMFSNLLELRTTEKLLELLGEVGNSMITSTSQYRLKEEHKKDVNFTGYLFKRGYLYPPYLVSQFYTALKTKGFVILSGLTGTGKTKIAQELAQLIDPTKENLLFLPVRPDWRDSKALLGYYNPLTGEYQRTQLLDFILKAIEDYDKNRENAMPYFVILDEMNLAHVEYYFADFLSVLESGRDENGFTREPIPLHEVEKVEKEGEIPRELKLPPNLYIIGTVNMDETTYSFSPKVLDRAFVVEFHDVDLENYPPQDSESEPSPKTIKALRDSILTDLRGEENKFLARSKEEMNNAVRTLKNNKEENKDYWKVLIELNNALKPYDMHFGYRVVDEIALFFQSAKESQDKGIVEFRDDDEIFDLALLMKVLPKFHGNRKKLEEPLKAILKLCLSENAKTRVQDLGREAVLSILENWEKEKENFRFKHTARKVLRMLRQLYEIGFASFS from the coding sequence ATGATTAACGAAAAAACTCTTAGGGGTTTGATAAGATTATACTGCCTGCATCTCGACATTGAAAAAAAGAATTTAGACTGGCTGAATAGCAGTCCAAGGGAATTTAAAGAATTGATAGAACAGGCAGGGAGGAATAAAGACCACAACCTGCTTAAGAAGGCATTTAGTCTTCTGTATTCTGGCAGAAACCTTCAGAGATTTCACCTTCGAGATAAAGAACGACTAGATGTAATCATGGAGAAGTTTGTATCAGTTCTCATTTCAACATCACCTGAGGACATTAGAAAGAACATTGACAAAATTTTAGAAGCATGGCAAGAAGAAATTGATGGACTAGGGAAAGGGTCACTGACAGAAGCATTAGCTTTTTATTACCCAGAATACTTTGCTCCTTGGAACAACACAACAAAGTGGTACTTCGAGTTATTTGGCTGGGGACGACCAAAGAAATACTCAGAGGTATTGAAGAGATTGGAATTGCTCAGGGACATTATGTTTCAAATTTGTGGGAAAAAAGTAACTCTTCTAGAAGCTGACCATTTTGGCTGGTGGCTCAGAGACAGAAGGATATTCATACAGACGTTTAAATCCCAGCCCTCAAAGAATTATAGGCAAACAGTGAACCAAGAAGTAGACATAAAAGTCATCAAAGAGTGTTTTAGTGATAGAGAGCAGGAGCTCTACAATGCAGGATTCACGAGAGCATGGGGGAGAAAAGCTAATGAAAAAGTCCCCAGCATTGGTGACATCGTTCTCTTTGGAATTAGAAAAGAGAAAAAGTTATTGAGTCTGCACGCTTCTTCATGGGCGGTTATCTGTGACAAATTTGACTCCGAGTATTGGGGCAAAACTGGAAGATATAGAAAGGTCTTTCTTCTGAAACCTATCCCAGCTGAAGGCATCACTGGGTTAGATGCTCTCATTAAAGAGAACAGCGAATGGTATTCAGTATCCATGTTTAGTAACCTGCTGGAACTTAGAACAACGGAGAAACTTCTTGAGCTGCTGGGGGAAGTGGGAAATAGTATGATTACAAGTACTTCACAATATCGCCTCAAGGAGGAGCACAAAAAAGATGTGAACTTCACGGGATATCTTTTCAAAAGAGGCTACCTCTACCCACCCTATCTCGTTTCCCAGTTCTATACAGCGCTCAAAACCAAGGGCTTTGTAATTCTTTCTGGCCTGACAGGAACCGGAAAGACCAAGATAGCCCAAGAACTTGCACAACTCATTGACCCCACCAAAGAGAACCTCCTGTTCCTCCCCGTCCGCCCGGACTGGAGGGACTCAAAGGCACTGCTCGGTTATTACAATCCCCTAACCGGAGAATATCAGAGAACACAACTGCTCGACTTCATCTTAAAAGCCATCGAGGACTACGATAAAAACCGTGAGAACGCCATGCCCTACTTCGTTATTCTCGACGAGATGAACCTTGCCCACGTCGAGTACTACTTCGCCGACTTCCTCAGCGTCCTTGAGAGCGGGAGAGACGAGAATGGATTCACAAGGGAACCCATACCGCTCCACGAGGTTGAGAAGGTTGAAAAAGAAGGGGAGATTCCAAGGGAACTCAAACTCCCGCCAAACCTCTACATCATTGGAACCGTGAACATGGACGAGACCACTTACTCTTTCAGTCCAAAGGTTCTTGACAGAGCTTTTGTTGTGGAGTTCCACGACGTTGACCTCGAAAACTACCCACCGCAGGATTCGGAGTCAGAGCCATCACCCAAAACAATCAAAGCCCTTAGAGACTCCATCCTAACCGACCTTCGCGGCGAAGAGAACAAATTCCTCGCTCGTTCAAAGGAAGAGATGAATAACGCCGTTAGAACGCTAAAGAACAATAAAGAAGAGAATAAAGATTACTGGAAAGTTCTCATTGAACTGAACAACGCCCTTAAACCCTACGATATGCACTTCGGCTATCGCGTCGTTGATGAGATTGCGCTGTTTTTCCAGAGCGCCAAGGAGAGCCAGGACAAAGGTATCGTGGAATTCAGGGACGATGACGAAATCTTCGACCTCGCACTCCTGATGAAAGTTCTCCCGAAGTTCCACGGAAACAGGAAGAAGCTCGAAGAGCCTTTGAAAGCCATCTTAAAGCTGTGCCTCTCAGAGAACGCGAAAACTAGAGTTCAAGACCTTGGAAGGGAAGCTGTTCTAAGCATACTCGAAAACTGGGAAAAGGAGAAAGAAAACTTCCGCTTCAAACACACGGCCAGGAAAGTTCTCCGCATGCTCCGCCAGCTGTACGAGATAGGCTTCGCGAGCTTCAGCTGA
- a CDS encoding AAA family ATPase has protein sequence MLFDLQPKRRREDLYDREEELREFFEAVELGETLVLLLGIRRLGKSSLLNVALSESEKPFSKIDVRSLYFTHGSIPQELLARKLLEGLLKSLKGTDKVRVELMKALSRIKGVRVSGLQVEFDEKPDLAELLEKLDSWAEKTERRVIIAFDEAQYLRLSGIRYDGLIAYAVDNLPNLTFVLTGSEVGMLHDFIGLDNPKKPLFGRYAREITLKRFSREQSRDFLRRGFDELGVKVQEEEIERVVERLDGIVGWLTLYGYLRGIRKLSEKDALDELFERAKALVLDEISTLTRYSTRYWYILKAISLGNDSWSSIKEYVEFKAGKINDAKFSGLLKNLVKYGYLEKTEDGYSIPDPVVKEVIKKTNLPPGKPLTLP, from the coding sequence TTGCTATTCGACCTCCAGCCAAAGAGGAGGAGGGAAGACCTCTACGATAGGGAGGAAGAGCTCAGGGAGTTTTTTGAAGCCGTTGAGCTCGGAGAAACGCTTGTTCTTCTGCTCGGCATCAGGAGGCTCGGTAAAAGCTCACTCCTCAACGTTGCGCTCTCCGAATCAGAAAAGCCGTTCTCCAAGATTGACGTTCGCTCGCTCTACTTTACCCACGGCTCGATTCCTCAAGAGTTGCTCGCGAGAAAACTCCTCGAAGGTCTCCTCAAGTCCCTGAAGGGAACGGACAAAGTGCGGGTAGAACTTATGAAAGCCCTCTCAAGGATTAAGGGGGTTAGAGTTTCGGGTCTTCAGGTGGAGTTTGATGAAAAGCCCGACCTTGCGGAGCTCCTTGAGAAGCTCGACTCTTGGGCCGAGAAAACTGAGAGAAGAGTTATAATTGCCTTCGATGAGGCCCAGTACCTGAGGCTTTCGGGGATACGGTACGATGGGCTCATAGCGTACGCCGTGGACAACCTGCCGAACCTGACGTTTGTGCTGACCGGCTCCGAGGTCGGAATGCTCCACGATTTTATCGGACTCGACAACCCCAAAAAGCCCCTCTTTGGCAGGTACGCGAGGGAAATAACGCTGAAGAGATTTTCGAGGGAGCAGAGCAGGGACTTCCTGAGAAGAGGATTCGACGAGCTTGGAGTAAAAGTTCAGGAGGAGGAAATTGAAAGAGTCGTTGAGAGGCTCGACGGAATTGTCGGATGGCTGACCCTATACGGCTACCTTCGGGGGATTAGAAAGCTCTCCGAAAAAGATGCTCTTGACGAGCTCTTTGAGAGAGCCAAAGCGCTTGTCCTCGACGAAATTTCGACCCTCACAAGGTACAGCACGAGGTACTGGTATATTCTGAAGGCAATCTCCTTGGGAAACGATTCATGGAGCTCCATAAAGGAGTACGTGGAGTTCAAGGCGGGAAAGATAAACGACGCAAAATTCTCGGGCCTGCTGAAGAACCTCGTCAAGTACGGCTACCTTGAAAAGACAGAGGATGGTTACTCCATCCCCGACCCAGTCGTTAAGGAAGTCATAAAGAAGACCAACTTACCCCCGGGTAAGCCACTTACCCTCCCCTGA
- a CDS encoding histone deacetylase family protein, with protein MAFSVIYSPVFLEHRPENYHPENPDRLLRAVKALQRLNLWKPIEPVPVPEEELLKVHSRDYVELVRESSRTFSYLDPDTYVSPGTWEASLLAFGASRLAVELALKFGGLHLALVRPPGHHAGKAGRAFNASTLGFCIFNNAAYAAKSAEELAGKVLVIDFDAHHGNGTQELLWNDPNAVHVDLHERDIYPWSGYEHDVGGKNAEGTKINLPMPHYSGDDDFIYAWNEVVLPVLTQFRPKLVVVSAGFDGFLGENLTTLRLSELFFAYAGSTLSRYPLAVIFEGGYSVGLDKGLPAFIRGYLSGEIREVPVSPSYEALRTVARVKEIQSEWWEF; from the coding sequence TTGGCCTTCTCCGTTATCTACTCTCCCGTTTTTCTCGAGCACAGACCCGAGAACTATCACCCAGAAAACCCAGACCGGTTGTTGAGGGCAGTAAAGGCCCTCCAGCGGTTGAACCTGTGGAAGCCCATCGAGCCGGTTCCCGTTCCGGAGGAGGAGCTCCTGAAGGTCCACTCAAGGGACTACGTTGAGCTCGTCCGCGAGAGCAGCAGAACCTTCTCGTACCTCGACCCGGACACCTACGTTTCCCCCGGCACGTGGGAGGCCTCGCTTCTCGCCTTCGGGGCGTCGAGGCTCGCCGTCGAGCTGGCCCTGAAGTTCGGAGGCCTTCACCTTGCCCTCGTCAGGCCACCTGGCCACCACGCCGGAAAGGCCGGAAGGGCCTTCAACGCCTCAACGCTCGGCTTCTGCATCTTCAACAACGCGGCCTACGCGGCGAAATCGGCCGAGGAGCTCGCTGGAAAGGTTCTGGTCATAGACTTTGACGCCCATCACGGCAACGGGACGCAGGAGCTACTCTGGAACGACCCCAACGCGGTGCATGTAGACCTTCACGAGCGTGATATTTATCCCTGGAGTGGCTACGAGCACGACGTCGGCGGGAAGAATGCCGAGGGGACGAAAATCAACCTGCCGATGCCCCACTACTCCGGAGACGACGACTTCATCTACGCCTGGAACGAGGTTGTTCTCCCGGTCTTGACCCAGTTCAGGCCGAAGCTCGTGGTCGTCTCTGCTGGATTTGACGGATTCCTCGGGGAGAACCTGACGACGCTTCGCCTCAGTGAACTCTTCTTCGCCTACGCGGGCTCAACGCTCTCGCGCTATCCGCTCGCGGTGATTTTTGAGGGTGGCTACTCGGTCGGCCTTGACAAAGGCCTTCCAGCCTTCATCAGGGGCTACCTCAGCGGAGAAATCCGCGAGGTTCCGGTCAGTCCATCGTACGAAGCCTTGAGAACGGTGGCGAGGGTGAAGGAGATACAGTCGGAGTGGTGGGAGTTCTGA
- a CDS encoding TATA-box-binding protein, translating into MVDMSNVKLRIENIVASVDLFTELNLEKVIEICPNSKYNPEEFPGIICRFDEPKVALLIFSSGKLVVTGAKSVEDIERAVNKLIQMLKKIGAKFHRAPQIDIQNMVFSGDIGMEFNLDAVALSLPNCEYEPEQFPGVIYRVKEPRAVILLFSSGKIVCSGAKSEHDAWEAVRKLLRELEKYGLIEEEEEW; encoded by the coding sequence TTGGTGGACATGAGCAATGTAAAGCTCAGGATTGAAAACATCGTCGCTTCTGTTGACCTCTTTACGGAGCTGAACCTTGAGAAGGTTATTGAAATATGCCCCAACTCGAAGTACAACCCGGAGGAGTTCCCCGGAATCATCTGTCGCTTCGATGAGCCGAAGGTTGCCCTGCTTATATTCAGCTCCGGGAAGCTCGTCGTTACAGGTGCTAAAAGCGTCGAGGACATCGAGAGGGCCGTCAACAAGCTCATCCAGATGCTCAAGAAAATCGGCGCCAAGTTCCACCGCGCTCCCCAGATTGACATACAGAACATGGTCTTCAGCGGTGACATCGGCATGGAGTTCAACCTCGACGCGGTCGCTTTGAGCCTGCCCAACTGTGAGTATGAACCTGAGCAGTTCCCCGGTGTCATCTACCGTGTGAAGGAGCCGAGGGCGGTGATACTGCTCTTCTCCTCCGGTAAAATCGTCTGCTCAGGCGCCAAGAGCGAGCACGACGCCTGGGAGGCCGTTAGGAAGCTCCTCCGCGAGCTTGAGAAGTACGGTCTAATCGAGGAAGAGGAGGAGTGGTGA
- a CDS encoding DUF505 family protein yields MYLKKRHLEILREMKKTESQAEIEAKLPEEFQIRAIELYILGFAELDGGKIKLTDAGRKLLEISDSLNLDELPDLIADTEIMKMLELLEETGKVPESWLEKLKERKLADENGLTEFGKALLALYRETHPVVYLTPEIVSFLRGMPKIGTLDELVTYKNSKLYGDNIVNALQAMRLLLISPPTEKGRAFATTPAAKLALKAVSMIPVFARAIVLRKEDFEALKAGRSNAELESMGLTDEKGTTEFGKAVMETYEAMGRVEEKVLPIYLLDDELAVLRAIKEIEEKYETNPEVLPTEKEIAKRVEVEDLGAILHLLESKELVERRLVKNRDTYWLTEWGKEAINFGTVSPDAMKAVTYAESGDVPIAEWVIRAQEEGVVKAGVTDKGRFYLKLSRSIKRKPFLTRYDAAILAKTPRKKYIHRDELVELVKDYVGGDEKEIIRAIGEAEAKGFVVELQNGMVKLTELGDKVKTALENAKLQEIVKVKFSVTPTLYNVLKVIYENLETFNRIWKEKGEVKGYKMEEVDVIRKHLSLSDDEIKKALTMLRQLGFLGSKSLTEAGKVLVEAYL; encoded by the coding sequence ATGTATCTGAAGAAGAGGCACCTTGAGATACTCAGGGAAATGAAGAAGACCGAGAGCCAGGCCGAGATTGAGGCCAAACTGCCGGAGGAGTTCCAGATAAGGGCAATCGAGCTCTACATTCTCGGGTTTGCCGAGCTTGATGGTGGAAAGATTAAGCTTACCGATGCCGGAAGGAAGCTCCTCGAGATAAGCGACTCCCTGAACCTCGACGAGCTTCCCGACCTCATAGCCGATACCGAAATAATGAAGATGCTTGAGCTCCTCGAGGAGACCGGAAAGGTCCCCGAGAGCTGGCTCGAGAAGCTGAAGGAGAGGAAGCTCGCCGATGAGAACGGCCTCACCGAGTTTGGAAAGGCGCTTCTTGCGCTTTACCGCGAGACCCACCCCGTCGTTTACCTGACCCCGGAGATAGTCTCGTTCCTCAGGGGAATGCCGAAAATCGGCACCCTCGACGAGCTTGTAACCTACAAGAACTCCAAGCTCTACGGCGACAACATCGTGAACGCCCTTCAGGCCATGCGCCTGCTCCTGATTTCACCGCCGACCGAGAAGGGAAGGGCCTTCGCAACCACTCCTGCGGCGAAGCTCGCCCTCAAAGCCGTCAGCATGATTCCGGTATTTGCGAGGGCGATAGTCCTCAGGAAGGAGGACTTTGAGGCCCTGAAGGCCGGAAGGAGCAACGCCGAGCTGGAGAGCATGGGGCTCACCGACGAGAAGGGAACCACAGAGTTCGGAAAGGCCGTGATGGAGACCTACGAGGCGATGGGCAGGGTTGAGGAGAAGGTTCTCCCGATTTACCTGCTCGACGATGAGCTTGCAGTCCTCAGGGCCATCAAGGAGATTGAGGAGAAGTACGAGACCAATCCCGAGGTTCTGCCCACCGAGAAGGAAATAGCCAAACGCGTTGAGGTCGAGGACCTTGGAGCCATACTGCACCTCCTCGAGAGCAAGGAGCTGGTTGAGAGGAGGCTCGTCAAGAACAGAGACACCTACTGGCTCACCGAGTGGGGTAAAGAGGCCATAAACTTCGGAACCGTCAGTCCCGATGCCATGAAGGCGGTAACCTACGCCGAGAGCGGCGATGTGCCAATAGCCGAGTGGGTCATCAGGGCCCAGGAGGAGGGCGTTGTCAAGGCCGGCGTCACCGACAAGGGCAGGTTCTACCTCAAGCTCAGCAGGAGCATAAAGAGGAAGCCGTTCCTCACAAGATACGACGCCGCTATACTCGCCAAGACCCCGAGGAAGAAGTACATCCACAGGGACGAGCTGGTCGAGTTGGTTAAGGACTACGTTGGCGGAGACGAGAAGGAAATCATCAGGGCAATCGGCGAGGCGGAAGCGAAGGGCTTCGTCGTTGAGCTCCAGAACGGTATGGTCAAGCTGACGGAGCTCGGGGATAAGGTTAAGACCGCCCTCGAGAACGCCAAGCTCCAGGAGATAGTCAAGGTCAAGTTCAGCGTCACGCCGACCCTCTACAACGTGCTCAAGGTAATCTACGAGAACCTCGAGACCTTCAACAGGATATGGAAGGAGAAGGGCGAGGTCAAGGGCTACAAGATGGAGGAGGTTGACGTCATCAGGAAGCACCTCAGTCTCAGCGACGACGAGATAAAGAAAGCTTTAACGATGCTCCGCCAGCTCGGCTTCCTCGGAAGCAAGAGCCTGACCGAAGCTGGAAAGGTCCTCGTTGAGGCCTACCTTTGA
- a CDS encoding DUF356 domain-containing protein, with the protein MRNTIVLVRTDNFQKASVALADLVRYGGMRIRGDPRIIPPALSDWAFEKISGEKPRKRFKAHVVAQIDLPPRKAIGRLMDIHPPAHILVIPPDSEVWEELMRLWGSFEKLRGFHPPKRTKAEEARRKAEKRREKEEWEFEEI; encoded by the coding sequence ATGAGAAACACGATTGTCTTAGTTAGAACCGACAACTTTCAGAAGGCGAGCGTCGCGTTGGCCGACCTCGTGAGATACGGGGGCATGAGGATTCGCGGTGACCCGAGGATAATCCCGCCGGCACTTTCGGACTGGGCTTTCGAAAAGATAAGTGGCGAGAAGCCGAGAAAGCGCTTTAAGGCCCACGTCGTTGCCCAGATTGACCTTCCGCCGAGGAAGGCCATAGGAAGGCTGATGGACATTCACCCCCCGGCCCATATCCTTGTAATCCCGCCGGATTCAGAGGTCTGGGAAGAGTTAATGCGCCTCTGGGGAAGCTTTGAGAAGCTCCGCGGCTTCCACCCCCCGAAGAGGACGAAGGCCGAAGAAGCCCGGCGGAAGGCCGAGAAGAGGAGAGAGAAGGAAGAGTGGGAGTTCGAGGAGATTTAA
- a CDS encoding type II toxin-antitoxin system VapC family toxin, translated as MSMKKTGTSSELIFFDSSVLIEGLKGNPSAVSLFEEILNSNLVPVINDIVFSEFIFHYIALKTGVSPFTIKKRGEIGNVILTEEPKDFLNQFHVLLTDDEVLEVSYGLMRKHNLLPNDAIILATCL; from the coding sequence ATGTCAATGAAGAAGACTGGTACCTCCAGTGAGCTTATCTTTTTTGACTCCTCCGTTTTAATCGAGGGACTAAAAGGTAATCCCTCCGCCGTTTCGCTCTTTGAAGAGATTCTCAACTCCAATTTGGTCCCGGTAATCAACGACATAGTTTTCAGTGAGTTCATTTTCCACTACATCGCACTCAAAACTGGAGTTTCCCCGTTTACAATCAAAAAGCGGGGCGAGATAGGAAACGTAATCCTCACCGAGGAACCAAAGGACTTCCTCAACCAGTTTCACGTTCTCCTTACGGACGATGAAGTTCTTGAGGTATCTTATGGGCTCATGAGAAAGCACAACCTGCTCCCGAATGACGCAATAATCCTCGCCACTTGTCTTTGA
- a CDS encoding McrC family protein, which translates to MPRLTAITLYEHEEKKYRDIAGDKKTIQDALIKLNEQFKKGFKKLDKSEDNSDSGDKIDESKGVVEVYANKIKARHYVGFAAVDNVFIQILPKVFKPKGNQTQETQEDTWKSILAFIRMLNMAYGLKIKDYDLAFLHGQKLQPNLYEVFIYLFAQSLWNEVQRGYHREYVEVHREERFLRGKLLMSRQIRKLPPQLNTFSVEVHELIEDNLLNRIFYASIREALRRTTWGLNRKLLGELMLAFDGVTPIHLMAEHFERVHFTRLNERFRKPFELAKLLFMPANGKGRSREVSGFFVDMNKLFERFIERVLMRNLPLGYKMSYQESRSFLKNQDGNLQKPDYVIRKGDIPVMVLDAKYRELKEGIPSSDMLRQLYVYSRLWGYKNENNYENDSRPPAVIIIPSSSTYNPELSNTHFLKFEFFDGRKLFVVTYNMEHLKTGDISEADREFKTTLNNILNP; encoded by the coding sequence ATGCCAAGACTAACGGCGATAACACTCTATGAACATGAGGAAAAGAAGTACAGAGATATTGCAGGGGATAAGAAAACCATTCAGGATGCTCTCATCAAGTTGAATGAGCAGTTTAAGAAGGGCTTTAAAAAGCTGGACAAATCCGAAGACAACTCAGATAGTGGAGATAAAATTGACGAGAGCAAAGGCGTTGTGGAGGTTTATGCCAACAAGATTAAAGCACGACACTACGTCGGCTTTGCAGCCGTTGATAACGTTTTCATTCAAATTCTTCCAAAAGTTTTCAAGCCCAAGGGTAATCAAACACAAGAAACACAGGAAGATACTTGGAAGTCCATTCTGGCTTTCATACGAATGCTCAACATGGCTTACGGGCTGAAAATTAAAGACTATGACTTGGCTTTTCTTCATGGGCAAAAACTCCAACCGAACCTTTATGAGGTTTTTATTTATTTGTTCGCTCAAAGTCTCTGGAACGAAGTTCAAAGGGGATACCATCGAGAATACGTTGAAGTTCACCGGGAAGAAAGATTTCTCCGTGGAAAACTCCTGATGAGCAGACAGATACGAAAGCTTCCCCCTCAGTTAAACACTTTCAGCGTTGAGGTTCATGAACTCATTGAGGACAATCTACTTAACAGGATTTTCTATGCATCGATTAGGGAAGCACTCAGAAGAACAACATGGGGACTAAACAGAAAGCTTCTCGGTGAGCTGATGCTTGCCTTTGATGGTGTTACGCCAATACACCTTATGGCAGAGCACTTTGAACGCGTTCATTTCACGAGACTCAATGAGAGGTTTAGGAAACCCTTCGAGCTGGCAAAACTTTTGTTTATGCCAGCAAACGGCAAAGGAAGGAGTAGGGAAGTTAGTGGGTTCTTTGTTGATATGAACAAATTGTTTGAGCGGTTTATTGAGAGAGTTCTCATGAGAAACCTTCCTCTAGGATACAAAATGTCTTACCAAGAATCTCGCTCCTTTTTAAAGAATCAGGATGGAAATCTCCAAAAGCCTGATTACGTTATTAGAAAGGGAGATATTCCGGTTATGGTGCTTGATGCAAAATACAGAGAGCTCAAAGAGGGAATTCCCAGCTCAGACATGTTACGCCAGCTCTATGTCTATTCAAGACTCTGGGGATATAAAAACGAGAATAACTACGAAAATGACTCAAGACCTCCTGCTGTTATTATAATTCCATCAAGCTCAACATATAATCCCGAGCTTTCCAATACTCACTTCTTAAAGTTTGAATTTTTTGATGGGAGGAAGCTCTTTGTAGTTACATATAACATGGAACATCTAAAAACTGGTGATATATCCGAGGCAGATAGAGAGTTCAAAACTACCTTAAACAACATCTTAAATCCTTAA
- a CDS encoding McrB family protein: protein MGTWIEITGSEKHIGKLLWAPHGSRWKIIENLAPGDIVYHYVSKSGVSGYRQSFVGKSQVAKKYSVVPKEKLKEKLSQIMDTEDLNMYLENFAAKWFEKYDQFYVVTLKNFQEFNPPISKDSVGFSPKQQYLIPAPQEVVNNIESLLDRKVLDSSNESHIGLDGKLRELNLGLGTKGQVILYGPPGTGKTWLARKYVIEKTREEKPGNRWAFITFHQSYSYEEFIEGFRPRTDNKGQIRYVVEDGIFKKIALRAIVEGLLNLEDELIEKIKLQRLHGLLTKEDSLSPHEYEKYVQLKRYLWEVVQKIPKDKLKNLTPGFYLIIDEINRGNISKIFGELITLLEKDKRLGGENQLIVTLPYSGEPFAVPSNLYIIGTMNTADRSIALLDVALRRRFAFIEVEPNPEKLRDKTIEDINLSKLLKAINNRITVVKDRDHRIGHSYFLNVETVDDLKRVWYYEVLPLLMEYFYNDWETIKWVLNEKDKDSGNVFFEKLDITGPNGEEAYQLKVLEGDTFVRALKRIIGKNTSSQEGGATTNEENSSENNQSQTEGD, encoded by the coding sequence ATGGGAACATGGATTGAGATTACTGGAAGTGAGAAACATATAGGAAAACTCTTATGGGCACCCCACGGAAGTAGATGGAAAATAATTGAGAACCTTGCCCCAGGAGATATTGTGTATCACTATGTTAGTAAAAGTGGTGTCTCAGGTTACAGACAGAGCTTTGTAGGAAAATCACAAGTTGCCAAGAAGTACTCTGTGGTCCCCAAAGAGAAACTAAAAGAGAAACTTTCACAGATTATGGATACAGAGGATTTAAACATGTATTTAGAAAACTTTGCTGCAAAATGGTTTGAGAAGTATGATCAGTTTTATGTAGTTACATTAAAAAATTTCCAGGAATTTAACCCCCCAATCTCAAAAGACAGCGTTGGTTTTAGTCCAAAACAACAGTACTTAATCCCAGCACCTCAGGAAGTTGTCAATAATATCGAGTCCCTGCTAGATAGAAAAGTGTTGGACTCATCTAATGAGAGTCACATTGGTCTAGATGGAAAACTGAGGGAACTAAATTTGGGTTTGGGTACAAAAGGTCAGGTAATCCTTTACGGTCCACCTGGAACCGGAAAGACATGGCTTGCGAGGAAATACGTCATTGAAAAAACAAGAGAAGAGAAACCTGGAAATCGCTGGGCGTTCATAACCTTTCACCAGTCTTACAGTTACGAGGAGTTCATAGAGGGATTCAGACCAAGAACTGATAACAAAGGGCAAATCCGCTATGTAGTTGAAGATGGAATATTCAAGAAAATTGCTCTCCGGGCTATTGTAGAGGGACTTTTGAATTTAGAAGATGAACTAATCGAAAAAATTAAGTTGCAAAGGCTCCATGGTCTTTTGACCAAGGAAGATTCTTTATCTCCACATGAATATGAGAAATATGTCCAACTCAAGAGGTATTTGTGGGAGGTTGTACAAAAAATTCCAAAAGACAAACTAAAGAATCTCACCCCAGGATTCTACCTCATAATTGACGAAATTAATCGTGGAAACATTAGCAAGATTTTCGGTGAGCTGATAACGCTCCTCGAAAAGGACAAGCGCTTAGGCGGTGAGAACCAGCTTATTGTAACGCTTCCATACTCAGGAGAACCTTTCGCGGTCCCGTCAAACCTTTACATCATCGGCACGATGAACACCGCAGACAGAAGCATTGCGCTGTTAGATGTTGCATTAAGAAGGAGATTTGCCTTTATCGAGGTTGAGCCAAATCCTGAGAAACTAAGGGATAAGACTATTGAGGACATCAATCTCTCAAAGTTGTTGAAAGCCATTAACAACCGCATTACTGTCGTTAAAGACCGCGACCACAGGATAGGGCACAGCTACTTCCTGAATGTGGAGACCGTTGATGACCTTAAGCGCGTCTGGTACTATGAAGTGCTCCCGCTCCTCATGGAGTACTTCTACAACGACTGGGAAACGATAAAGTGGGTGCTAAATGAGAAAGATAAGGATTCTGGCAATGTGTTCTTTGAGAAACTTGATATTACGGGGCCCAATGGGGAAGAAGCGTATCAATTAAAAGTTCTCGAAGGAGACACCTTTGTTAGGGCTTTGAAGAGAATAATCGGTAAGAACACTTCATCTCAAGAGGGAGGAGCAACAACTAACGAGGAAAACTCCTCAGAGAACAACCAATCCCAAACTGAAGGGGACTGA